Below is a window of Drosophila willistoni isolate 14030-0811.24 chromosome XR unlocalized genomic scaffold, UCI_dwil_1.1 Seg144, whole genome shotgun sequence DNA.
AGGCAGCTGTTCGAATGCTCTATGCACGGCCGGCCGTCCACCAAAAACAAACAGTAGCCGTGCAACTTTCTATGCCCATGCAATCAAATTGCAAAACGcaccgcagcagcagcagctgctgttgccgttgccgttgctgctgcCAATGTCGAACGATGCCGCTTGACTTTCATTAGCATTTCTAACGGCCAACGCAGCTGCCAAAGACGGAGTTGATCTACAGacatttgctgctgctgtagctgttgcagttgctgttgctgctggacGCGAACTGGATCGATCGAAGACATCGTGATGCGATGGCGATGCCTCTTGCCTGGTGAAATCCGTCTGCCTACACAGCACACAAAAACTAAGCAAATCTCTTGATGGTTCTAATTGTAGTTGGCCAATACAACAGAACTAATAGAAGATTGAGCCAGGTGGCTTGTTAAAGACACTTTTTCCCATTTAATTATTATGAAAGAGGCCTGAAATATTCCTTGACATAACACCCACAGAATCCTAATGGCAAAGGGATGTCCAGAAGGACTTCTTGAATCATTTAGGTTCTATTGACTtttaaaatttagaaaatatatttgaataagaattttaattaattcatttcatttcaatttagCTTAAAGCTAGCTATTTACATTACAGAGTTTAGACTATTGTCTATGCAGCTGagatattttgtattttgtttttttttttttttaattttattttttgtagatTTTGAATGGTAAAGGAAATTGGACGAGAAACCTTTATAGAGGACTTAATGTTAACTTAGAACTTAAAAGGCAGGCACTTTAGGGaaactatatatgtagatatagtATGGTAAGTACCTGTTAACTCATATATCGAGCTAgataattttttgtattagTGAATTTTATGGTTGCACGGGAGATGACCTCATCAATCGTATTATTATTGGCTATTTCATGCAGAGAAGTCGTTCTGTGATGACGTGGTAAATTTAGgatcatttttaaaattttattttgtgcgatttggagttttttttaatgcgTTTTGGCTGAAATATTCCATATTTCTGCCCCATACATAACCATTGGTAATATTATTGATTTGTATATTGTTAGTTTGTTTTTAGTCGATAAATGAGATTTTCGATTTATAAAAGGATATAGTATACGAACAGTCTTGTTGATTTTATCAATTGTGTTACTTATATGTTCATTAAATAATAGTTTATTGTCTAAATTTAATCCTAGATATTTAACAGATTTTTCCCAAGGGATTTTGATTAATTAAGATGTGTAGGAATCGTTTGGGTCAGGATACTGCTACTCCTTTTTCTAATGCAGAATGCATTGCATTTCTCCAAGTGTAGTCAGAGGCCAGACTTGAGTCCAGCAGCTGCTGCATTTGcgttgtaaatatttttaattgctaTTGGAATTTTTTCATGTGCGCTCCATGGACATCTTTCATTTGAAGAGGAGAGTCGCAGAGTTGCAGTCGAATTGGAGTTGGAGTCAGAGTCGTGTGGGTTGATGTGGACTGTTGCTGACTTCAAACCCAAACTGTAGCAAAAATCGTAGAATAGCCAAGAAACAGTCGTTTGTCCGGTTGATCGGGATACAAAATTTAGATTCCGATTCCGTTTTCGAGAGGCTGGCTGCCCGCATCTCTAAATACGTGACAATTTTTTCGTCTCAGAGGCAGGCgggaaaattcaattaaactCGCTAGGCCAGAGCCAGAGCAACTCATTAAGAAAATGTTTGCTACTGACCGTTTGACATAATAACTAGCCACATTAGCAGCAATTGGCATTGGCCAATTAACTTTTTTTGCTCCCCATTTTCAAAGCTaagcaaaccaaaccaaactaAACCAAGGAAGAGACTTTTCTTGTGGTCTCTGTTCGGTCGATCGGTCTGCTCTGTCTGCTTTCTTCTTGCCACGCTTGTCTTTGCCTTATAGGCAACATTCATTGACACctgcaattgttgctgctgtcgtgTTCATGTTGTTGATTGGCAATCAATTTGTTGTCAGTTTTTATGATTCGCAGTGCGTCAATGTCAACTAACTGTTTTTTAGCTGATCTGTGTAATTTATTATGCTGttgctgcctgctgcctgctgAATGTTGCCTGACAGACACAAGACGaatgctgctgatgttgccaATAGCAATTAACAGCGGCAacaatgtatgtatacacGGCAGTTTGCATAGATTTGACTCTCATTGTCAGTGGCATCAACAGACAATTGAATTGCCCCATGTGGGTGTtgctcttgctgctgctgctgttgctgctgctgctgtcgctgTTGGCGCGTGTGCTGTTGCCCGTCTAAGAGTCACCAAGTTAGTTGTGTGTCTGTCGTCTGTCCAACTGTCTGCAAGTGTGTGTTATTGCCCAGACATATAGCCAAGATAAGCGGCataattatgcaaatttgttgtaacaatcaacagcaacagcaacagcagcagcacgaTCACGACGGCAACATTTTTTATGTGCTAAAACGTAAATAGCGTCAACAGCAATTGCACTTGCCATTTATGGGGCGTTAGAATTAAAGTTATAACATAATCATTTGTGATAGTTTTTCATATTAAGTatgtattatttgttttctttagcACTATGAGCATTTAATCAATGAATGAATCACACAACGTATTCGAATAGATTTGAATACGTTTCTAAAAGAATGGCCAAAATGTTTGTTACCTAAGTTTTATGCGATTACCCAAAGGGACTAAACAAAGCGATCATAAATTGCTTGTTGGCTTAAGCCATaataaacaagaaacaaaaaccaaatttgaaTACAAACATTGACAATTGACagacttgtcgtcgtcgcaACGTTTTCTTCTGGTCTGGGGTCTGGTGTAGGagaatggaaatggaaatgggtTAAGGGGATTGGTATTGGTATTCGATTGGAATGACTTGGCCTGCCCAACAAATCAATTGCAACAAACTGTAGAGATAGTTGGGGCCGATCACATTGATACGCGATCAGTTTTGAGATTCGAATTCGATTATGGCtaggctctctctctctctctccctctctctctctactaTACTACGCATGCATAAATGCCTTTATAATCATTTCGTTGTACAAAATTTAGACGTCACTTAGCTGTCAGTGAGCTGACGAGTTGAAGCTAAAGCTGGAGACAGCAGACAGTAAGCACATTGCAAGGCATATAAAGCGGAGAATCAGCTCCAACTCTCCAGTTGGACGGGGACCCAGCAGCACCAGATCATGTCcatatttgcatttttgaaATGACACATGGAAATTTTCGTTGTTTTGCCTTCGAAAGCAGAGCAAAGCGGGGCCAGCCAACAGATTGACAGCAGCTGCAactgacgacgacgacgacgacgacaacgatgaACCTGGGTCTGGAACGGCTATAGACCGTTCCGTTTGTAGACTATGACCATGTTGTCTCTACGGGGAATTTGGTTGCTTGCTTCGTTTGTAATGGTAAGCGAAAGTCGTGCGCAAATTCGAGCAGGCGACAGCATATGGATATGTTATATGGCTATGGCCCGGCCGGCCGGTCGTTGCCGAGATAATTGCTGTCGCATATTTTCAGCGTCCACTTGTTGTCGCCgtcgcagcagcagcagcatcaattGCCAGCGGCAACATGTGTTGTGCCGTTGCCGTTTCCATTTTcgggcaacatgttgcaatcaGACGGTTGGTCGAACGGCTGTGCAAATATTTGGATGTTGGCGCGTTGGATAATTAAACGATATGAAATTATTTTACGAGCCAATGCAAATTCGATTGCATGTTTTTCATGCATTCTGTCACCACGGTGCCAAGTTCAATGTCTGGAAcgtgtgcatacatataaacatgtgtgtgtatagcaAGAGATaacgaaagagagagaagagaagagactGAACGCCAACGCAAAAATCAAAGCAAGTGAAATAAGAAAAGGGGAATAGCAATTGTGTTCGACTCTCTGAATACTCTGTAAATCAAAAGGGGGACTAAAGTTTGACCTGAACTGCCGCCAATGTGATAAAGATGTGAATCTGCATTCTAGATCCCTACTTAGTTGTCCCTTTTACGATGGATAGTAGCTTGGTTTAACTCTTCCAGAGTGTTGAGTGTGTTAAATGCAATGATTAACTCATCATACCCCACTTGTGGTAAATGGAAGCAGTGGAACTCATCATACCTCACTTGTGGTAAATGCAAGCAGTGGAAAGAGAAGACAGTCCAGAACATTGCATTGTCATggtctgttgctgctgctgctgctgttgagagagagagagcaaaccATAAAAAAGAGCTCACAAGAGagttctctctgtctctctctctggacTCTTGAAATACGTCGAATGCgaaaaacgaaacgagagagagagagcacttttggtttgtttttcaGTTGACTGATAAAGACGCAGGCAAATGGATGTGAACAAGTTGATTGCTGAAATTCGGCTAAGGCCGGCTTTATGGGATCCAACACATCCGGATCATAAGAATCGCACGGAGACAAAACGCATTTGGCACAATTTGTCTGAAATAATTGGAGCTAGTGGTGAGTATTAGTTTATAGAGGCGAGAAATGACaaaaaatgcaattgcaaaaagtcttcttcttctgccctatctctctctctcactttttGTCACTTGCACTTGCACTTGcttgttctctctctctctctctctctcttgctctctctctctgtgtgttgTGATGCACAGCGGATGATTGCCGAAGTAAATGGAAGAACTTGCGTTGCAGCTATCGTCGACATTGTCGGAATGCTTTGAATAAGTCTCAACTTGGCGAATCCATGGGCTCTGAGTGGCCATACTCGGAGCCCATGAGTTTCTTGGATATGCATGGCCTGCTTAACGACAGCATCGGCGGGAACGATGGGAACGACAATGGGAATGATGTGGGCGATGCGGTGGCGGACACAGATTCCGCCATGTCATTCAAGGAGGAGCCAATGCCCACAGATGATATGGAGGCGGACAACGATGCCCTCATGGAGGAGTTTCGTAATGTGGCCACACCGCAGGCATTGAGGCGGCTCTCCCATAGCATTTCTCTGGCCAGTGCAGCAGCCGAGGAGCAGGCCCATGTCGTCCCAATGGCTTCTGGCCAGTCATCCACTATCCAGTTTCCCAGCCTGAAGCTCGAAAATGTTCGATATGGAGTCGGTGCGGGTGTtggtgctggtgctgttgctgctgcgggtgctggaggtggaggtggaggtggTGGAGTTTGTGGAGTGGGCACAGCCACGGCAGCAGCTGCCGCTAGTAGTTGTCATTGTGCCAAACGTGTGGATGAGCAGGTTAATTTTCTGGAGAATCTTAAACGCGAGGAACAACAATTGATGCAGTCGACCAATCAAGATTTGGCACGTTGCAAAAATGTATTGCATGTGGGTGACTCTGATTACAATTATCTAATCAGCTTTTTGCCACTTATGAAGCAAATGTCGCCACtccaaaatgttttctttcgCGCCAAAATGGGTGAGCTATTGCTGCAGACAATGCAGCAGCCGCCAGtggggcagcagcagcaacagcagcaacaacagcagcaacaagcaCGGCAACAACAGATGCAACAGGAGCAACCACAGCCCTCGCAAATGTTGTTGAACCAACAGCAGATGGCCTTGGACCAGGCCCAAGTGAGCACCAGCTCCACAAATTGGAATTGAGACTGAGAACTAAAAATGAATTGAACCTGAGCTCTCTCAGTATGAGTGAACTCTATGCGAGAGTTGCGAGCGCGCATGTCCAGTGCACAGTGGGTCAAAATGTTGAGCTTAAAACGTTTGCTGTTACATATAACAAAATATTGCACTCCAAgtgctaaattttttttttctcaaaatattaagataaaaataaaaaaaaagttgattgACATTCTTCGATTATGTGAAAATTCTTTCTGTTTATCAATTTCGAAAAAGTTGGGGGTCACCATTTTCGAAGCAGTTTTTAAGTTTTCGAATCGAATTCGGTTGAATTCCATCATCCAGATCACTTTACTCTGATTTTTTGTCGGACAAATCGTTTTTATTCAATACCtaaattaatttaacaaaaaaataaacgttAGATGCAGAAACTTATTTAAGTTGTTTGatttcttttcaaaattaGTTTATATCCTTATACAGCGTAGAATTTGACATTTCTTTGGCGATCCAAAGACTCATTTatattaaagaaagaaaggaaaGAAGAGGCTAATCTGACCTTATTCAAGTGACGTCACATGAAAGTGTTTGACGTAAAATTGTTTTCTGATTAATAGTGAGTAATAGTTTTTTGATTAATTGTCTCAAATGAATTGATCGATTTGATATCAAAAAGCTTTTTTGGAGTTGAACTCGATGAAAGTGCAATGTACCATAAAATGCAAaactcttcttcttcttcttcttctgagTCATGATCATCATGATTGTCATAATTATTATCAAATGTAGACAGAAAAGAGAAGGCCacaaagacagagagagagtgacaATCGTGTGGGCGTTCAAGTGGCATGGCCAGCTGCATTCTCtctgcctgtgtgtgtgtgtgtgtgtgtgtgtgtgtgtgtgtgtgtgtgtggagcaAGGGCAGCTTCAGTAAGCAAGTTGGTGTAATCTCGCCTCGCCTTTAGCCTGCCCACACATGTCCACATTGAACTGGGGAACCACATCAATAAATTATAGTAGAATGAATCCCAAACCCATCCCCGCCCCGCCCCGGCCCCATTCTCATCTTAGGGACCGAGGCGAAAGACGATCGACCGATCGTTGAATGTCGACTCAACTGCGGTGGTCCTGTGTTAAAAGCCAAGTCCAAAGTTAACATGACCATAAAAAAAAGGCCAGCaacaaagcaaacaaacaacagcaacaacgacaaaATCAGGGAGTAAGAGTGAAGAGAGGAGGGGGCATAGGAGGGAGAGGGGGGGCGGATAGGTCGCTCGAGAAATCAACGCAGCTGCGGATGACGAATCGAAATTGACATTGAACTAAAGTCGAGGCAAGACAcagccacaacaacagcaacaacaaccaacactGAAGtaggcaaggcaaggcaagaCGAACGGCGACAACTTTTGTCGGGGATGTTGTATATGTTCCTTGTTGACTGTTGACTGTTGGATGTTGAATTTGaacttgttgctgctgctgctgttgccaaCTCTCTGCACCATGAATTCcaattttcaattcaattcaatagTTTTAACCGTTCAAGCGTtccaaaagagaaaaaaaaacaaatcgacAAACGTTTAAGGTGTGTTCTTGAGCTTGAACGTAGGCCAACGttgccgctgccaccgctgccGCTGTAATTTTGCCACCGTTGCTCGAGAAACGGTTGCAGCAAACGATTGGATCTGTCGATGTCAAAAGGTGGTCTAGGGAAGGTGGGGGCGGTGGGGTGGGGGGTGGCGGGCACCCAGCAATTTGCAATTAAAGAACATTTGCAAATCGAATGCAAATTGACATTTGTCACTCGAACTCGAACTCAAGATCGAGAACTGGGGAGAGAGAACGTGCCCATTTTCGGTGGCccccatttttttgttttttttttgccaccGTTATGTGCCCAAGCACATTCCAATTGCCAACAGGCAATTCCACCATCTAGTCAGAGCCCCTTCACCTTATATTTTACCTCATTTTAATTCCCATTGTCATCTATCGATGAGTTTAGGAAATTGTCGGCAAGTGCGTTCATTATTTTGGGGCGTTTAAATGAGTTTTTCTCCCTTCTTGTTTTGTGTTCTTTCGTCTAC
It encodes the following:
- the LOC6639588 gene encoding probable serine/threonine-protein kinase DDB_G0267686 gives rise to the protein MDVNKLIAEIRLRPALWDPTHPDHKNRTETKRIWHNLSEIIGASADDCRSKWKNLRCSYRRHCRNALNKSQLGESMGSEWPYSEPMSFLDMHGLLNDSIGGNDGNDNGNDVGDAVADTDSAMSFKEEPMPTDDMEADNDALMEEFRNVATPQALRRLSHSISLASAAAEEQAHVVPMASGQSSTIQFPSLKLENVRYGVGAGVGAGAVAAAGAGGGGGGGGVCGVGTATAAAAASSCHCAKRVDEQVNFLENLKREEQQLMQSTNQDLARCKNVLHVGDSDYNYLISFLPLMKQMSPLQNVFFRAKMGELLLQTMQQPPVGQQQQQQQQQQQQARQQQMQQEQPQPSQMLLNQQQMALDQAQVSTSSTNWN